From Roseburia hominis, the proteins below share one genomic window:
- a CDS encoding SpoIID/LytB domain-containing protein: protein MKKMLKQTGYFLIIILLLPYVVTVFMNGNGISVSQDGNSPYVTVKRNESEKRLPLDEYGIGVLAKEIDPEVGAEALKAQAVLIRTSIYKSIQEEGSDTVLTKGYWTRSQMKTGWGEGKYGENYEKLKKAWDDTKGQVLMYNGSLAFTPYHKLSNGKTRVGNEVFGTEDYPYLVMKDCPADVEAEGAMTTSMIQGTDMEVTKTDSAGYTMEIRCGKETVGGEQFRDTYHLTSACFTLQVMDQQIRVTVKGIGHGLGMSQYTAAKMAQDGSTCEEILNYFFEGTTLEEVAEIVTM from the coding sequence ATGAAGAAAATGTTGAAGCAGACAGGATATTTCCTGATTATTATTTTATTACTTCCGTATGTGGTCACGGTGTTCATGAATGGAAACGGAATTAGTGTGAGTCAGGACGGGAACAGTCCCTACGTAACAGTAAAGCGAAATGAGAGTGAGAAGCGGCTGCCGCTTGACGAGTATGGGATCGGGGTGCTGGCAAAGGAAATCGACCCGGAAGTGGGAGCAGAGGCTTTGAAGGCTCAGGCGGTGCTCATTCGTACAAGCATTTATAAAAGTATCCAGGAGGAAGGAAGCGACACGGTGCTGACGAAAGGGTATTGGACAAGAAGTCAGATGAAAACCGGTTGGGGAGAGGGAAAATACGGGGAAAATTATGAGAAACTGAAAAAAGCCTGGGACGATACGAAGGGACAGGTGCTGATGTATAACGGCAGTCTCGCATTTACCCCCTATCATAAGCTGAGTAACGGGAAGACAAGAGTGGGAAATGAGGTGTTCGGGACGGAGGATTATCCGTATCTGGTCATGAAGGATTGTCCCGCCGATGTTGAGGCGGAAGGTGCGATGACGACATCTATGATTCAGGGGACTGATATGGAAGTGACGAAGACGGACAGCGCGGGGTATACGATGGAGATAAGATGCGGTAAGGAAACGGTGGGAGGGGAGCAATTCAGGGATACCTATCATCTGACATCGGCATGCTTTACTCTGCAGGTGATGGATCAGCAGATTCGGGTGACTGTGAAGGGAATCGGGCATGGTCTGGGAATGAGCCAGTATACAGCGGCGAAAATGGCACAGGACGGGAGTACATGCGAAGAGATTCTGAATTATTTTTTTGAAGGGACTACATTGGAGGAAGTGGCGGAGATTGTGACGATGTAG
- a CDS encoding glycogen/starch/alpha-glucan phosphorylase, producing the protein MYKMSKRFEKETFKQEVKDNVRTLYRRDIDEATPQQIFQAVSYAVKEAIVDDWLDTQKTYEKEDPKTVYYMSMEFLMGRALGNNLINMTAYNEVKEALDEMGIDLNAIEDQEPDAALGNGGLGRLAACFLDSLASLGYAAYGCGIRYRYGMFKQKIKNGYQVETPDNWLRDGNPFELRRDEYAKEVRFGGTIRIEYDEKTRRNNFIQENYESVLAIPYDMPIVGYGNHVVNTLRIWDAKAITEFNLDSFDRGEYHKAIEQENLAKNIVEVLYPNDNHYAGKELRLKQQYFFISASLQALLARYKKKHDDVRKLYEKVTIQMNDTHPTVAVAELMRLLIDEEGLEWDEAWEVTTKTVAYTNHTIMAEALEKWPIDLFSRLLPRVYQIIQEIDRRFVEKIRQMYPGNEEKVRKMAILRDGQVKMAHLAIVAGYSVNGVARLHTEILKNQELKDFYEMMPQKFNNKTNGITQRRFLLHGNQLLADWVTAHIGDGWITDLSQMAKLKPLADDPKARAEFMDIKYKNKERLAAYILEHNGVEVDPRSIFDVQVKRLHEYKRQLLNILHVMYLYNLIKEHPEMPFYPRTFIFGAKASAGYIRAKQIIKLINSVADVVNNDRSINGKLKVVFIEDYRVSNAEMIFAAADVSEQISTASKEASGTGNMKFMLNGAPTLGTMDGANVEIVEEVGIENAFIFGLSSDEVINYENHGGYNPQEIYFNDWELKRVVDQLMDGTYSHGDHEMFRDLYNSLLNTQGSPRPDMYFILKDFRAYADAQKRVEEAYRDTERWARMALLNTASCGKFTSDRTIQEYVDDIWKLDRVTVEPNQYEK; encoded by the coding sequence ATGTATAAAATGAGCAAAAGATTTGAAAAGGAAACATTTAAACAGGAAGTAAAGGATAACGTGCGTACCCTTTACCGCCGTGATATTGATGAGGCTACCCCGCAGCAGATTTTCCAGGCGGTTTCTTATGCGGTAAAGGAAGCGATCGTCGATGACTGGCTGGATACGCAGAAAACGTATGAGAAGGAAGATCCGAAGACTGTTTACTATATGTCTATGGAGTTCCTTATGGGGCGTGCGCTGGGAAACAACCTGATCAACATGACCGCTTACAATGAAGTGAAAGAGGCTCTCGATGAGATGGGAATCGATCTGAATGCGATTGAGGATCAGGAACCGGACGCTGCACTTGGAAATGGTGGTCTGGGACGTCTGGCAGCCTGCTTTTTGGATTCTCTGGCGTCTCTGGGATATGCGGCATACGGCTGCGGTATCCGTTACCGCTACGGTATGTTCAAGCAGAAAATTAAAAACGGCTATCAGGTGGAGACTCCGGATAACTGGTTGAGAGACGGAAATCCGTTCGAACTGCGCCGTGATGAGTATGCGAAGGAAGTACGTTTCGGCGGAACGATTCGTATTGAATATGACGAGAAGACCAGGAGAAATAACTTCATTCAGGAAAATTATGAATCCGTACTTGCGATTCCATATGATATGCCGATTGTAGGTTACGGCAACCATGTGGTAAATACGCTTCGTATCTGGGACGCGAAAGCGATCACAGAGTTCAACCTGGATTCCTTTGACCGCGGCGAGTACCACAAAGCGATTGAGCAGGAAAACCTGGCTAAGAATATTGTTGAGGTCCTTTATCCGAATGATAATCATTATGCAGGAAAAGAGCTTCGTCTGAAACAGCAGTATTTCTTTATTTCCGCGAGTTTGCAGGCACTCCTTGCAAGATATAAGAAGAAACATGACGACGTCCGCAAATTATATGAAAAGGTGACCATTCAGATGAATGATACCCACCCGACTGTTGCTGTTGCAGAGCTTATGCGTCTTCTGATCGACGAGGAAGGCCTGGAGTGGGACGAAGCATGGGAGGTTACCACAAAAACGGTCGCTTATACGAACCATACGATTATGGCTGAGGCTCTGGAGAAATGGCCAATCGACCTGTTTTCAAGACTTCTGCCGCGTGTATACCAGATCATTCAGGAGATCGACCGCCGTTTTGTAGAAAAGATCCGTCAGATGTATCCGGGCAATGAGGAGAAAGTCCGCAAGATGGCAATTCTTCGTGACGGCCAGGTCAAGATGGCACATCTGGCTATCGTTGCGGGATACTCCGTAAATGGCGTGGCACGTCTGCACACGGAGATTCTGAAAAATCAGGAACTGAAAGATTTCTATGAGATGATGCCGCAGAAATTTAACAATAAGACGAATGGTATTACACAGAGAAGATTCCTTCTTCATGGAAATCAGCTTTTAGCTGACTGGGTGACCGCTCATATCGGAGACGGCTGGATCACAGATCTGTCTCAGATGGCGAAGCTGAAACCGCTGGCAGATGATCCGAAGGCAAGAGCGGAGTTTATGGATATCAAGTACAAGAACAAAGAGCGTCTGGCTGCTTATATCCTGGAGCATAATGGGGTTGAAGTCGATCCGAGATCTATTTTTGACGTACAGGTAAAACGTCTGCATGAGTATAAACGTCAGCTGCTTAACATTTTGCATGTAATGTATCTGTATAACCTGATCAAGGAGCACCCGGAGATGCCGTTCTATCCGAGAACCTTCATCTTTGGCGCAAAGGCATCTGCAGGATATATCCGTGCAAAACAGATCATTAAGCTGATCAACTCTGTAGCTGATGTGGTAAATAATGACCGCAGCATTAACGGAAAACTGAAAGTGGTATTTATCGAAGATTACCGTGTATCCAATGCGGAAATGATCTTTGCGGCAGCAGACGTGAGTGAGCAGATCTCTACTGCATCGAAAGAGGCGTCCGGTACAGGTAACATGAAGTTCATGTTAAATGGTGCGCCGACACTGGGAACCATGGACGGAGCAAATGTGGAGATTGTGGAAGAGGTCGGAATCGAAAATGCATTTATTTTCGGTCTCAGTTCTGATGAGGTTATCAATTACGAGAACCATGGCGGTTACAATCCGCAGGAAATCTACTTCAATGACTGGGAGCTTAAGAGAGTTGTCGACCAGCTTATGGACGGAACCTATTCTCACGGCGATCATGAGATGTTCCGCGACCTGTATAATTCACTCCTTAACACCCAGGGAAGTCCGCGCCCGGATATGTACTTTATCCTTAAAGATTTCCGTGCATACGCTGACGCCCAGAAACGGGTAGAAGAAGCATACCGTGACACCGAAAGATGGGCAAGAATGGCGCTTCTTAACACTGCCTCCTGCGGCAAGTTCACATCTGACAGAACCATTCAGGAATATGTGGACGATATCTGGAAACTGGATCGGGTAACGGTGGAACCGAATCAGTATGAAAAATAA